Below is a genomic region from Sulfitobacter guttiformis.
CGGAGCGACCGGTGCATCCAATCCTTCGGCCGCAAACTCTGCTGCCAACCTCCAGCTGGGGTCTAACAACGTCTCGGCGATCGTCCAGTCTGGTAATGGCAACAACGCGGTCAACTACCAGAACAACCGCTAAACAATCCATTCCATGCGGCGAGCTTGACTTTTGCTGGTCGCATGGCCCAGGATTGACCCGAAATCTAGACCGCCCAGGCCCAACGCGGGCTTGGGCGGTTCTTGTACCCAAAGAGGTCAGGTATGACACTACCTCCAATTGCTCCCTTCGCGGCCCTTTTGATGGCCCTGCCCCACACTGCGGCGGCGTGTGACATCGCGTTGGTGCAGCAGGATGGCCATGTGAGCGTCACAGCCGAGATTACCCCCCATGAAACGGGGAACCTGTCCTATACTGTCTCTTCAATCGTGATGAACGGGAGCAACAGATCCCAAAGCATGAATGGAGGCACTGTGGACGTGACTGCGGATGCCGGTACCGTAACAGTCTGGCGCGGACAGATTTACGGCGACGCCGGGACCCGCATGACTGTCGCGATGGACGCCCGACTTAATGCGCGTACCTATAGCTGCTCGGCCCAATTCCCGTGACCCAACCGGAAAGGATACTGACATGAGGCTTTTTCGAATTACGGCGCTGATCTGCGGCCTTTTGGCCGCGCAAGGTGCACAGGCACAGCAGTTCGACTTCCTAATTGCCAATGCCAGTCTGGAACAGATCATTTCCGGTCAGCAAAGCGCGATATCTGCGGGCGTTGACGGGGCAACAGGCGCTGATGTCCAGACCTCAACCAGCATCATCCTGCAGAACGGCGCGGACAACACATCACTCAACTCTATCACAAACAGCGGCGGTTCTGCCGCTGCAATGCTACAGTCGGGTGATGACAACACGGCAAGCGCGACCATCCTGAATTCCCCGCAAAGCCGGATTGCCGGCGTGCAGATCGGCGATAGTAACAGCATGGCACTAACCATTGCAGGTGGATCAGAAAATGTGCTGGTAGGCGCGCAAATCGGAACTGCCAATACGCTTGATATCGCGCTCGTCAACAGCACGGGAACGACATTGACGTATGGCCAATTAGGTCAGGGCGTACGGGGATCGGTCACATTTGTGAATGGCGCGCCGGGGACACAAATCAGATTAGGTGGAGAGACGACACAATGAAAAGTAGACTGCTTTTTGTAGGCATTGTAACCATTTTTGCTGCAACATCCGCTCTTGCGGGGAATTTCCGGTACGAGCCACTCAGCCCCGGGCTTGGTGGAAACCCCAACCTGAACGGTTATTTGGTTGGGACCGCACAAATCCAGAACCAGTTTTTACCCAGCGGCGGAGGTGGCAGCAGCTCACCTGACATTACGTTTCCACCGATCATTATTGATCTTGGCGGCTTGGGCGGAGGACCGGAGGAGCCGGTTGAGGGTGGTTCAGGCGAACCTGCGCCAGCAGCAATGCGCCCCCTGCTTCGGATGCCGTAAGCGAAACACATCAAGCCCGCAACATATACAAAATCAAAGCAGTTAAGATCGAAGGAAACCAGCAGATTGCAATAAAACGATTTGGGGCTTTCGGTCTGGCGATTTCCGTCATTCTTACCCTCACCGCATGCGACAGCTTTACGTATGCTGAGGACTTTGGACCGACGGCCCCCGTGCCAGCCGAACTTGCTGCGCCAACAGAGCTCGGACTTAGCTTGACCGATCTACTCCCTCCCGGCCAAGCGATCGATGTAGCCGTCTATGCGTTTCCCGACAAAACCGGCGCACAGCAACCAAACGACGACTTCGCAGATTTTTCCAAAGCGGTTACCCAGGGGGGAGAAGCCGTCCTTATTGATGTTCTGCGGCAGGTCACGGACGGAGACTGGTTCAGGGTAGTCGAACGCACGGGTCTCCAGAACCTTCTCAACGAGCGCCAGATTATCGATCAGACAAATCTCGTCGCGACGGGCAACCCACGCAGCACTCTTGGACCCCTTCGCTTTGCGGGGATCATCCTTGAAGGGGGCATTGTGGAGTATGACAGTAATTATGTGACCGGCGGTGCTGGCGCGCGATACTTGGGCATAGGAGCCTCCAAACAGCATCGCAAAGACCTTGTGACGGTAGCATTGCGCGCTGTAAGCGTAGACAGCGGCGAGGTGCTTTCTTCTGTCACGACGACCAAAACGATCTACTCCAGACTCGTTCAAGGGTCAGTTTTCAGCTTTGTCGCGGTTGACGAAATTCTCGAAATCGACGCGGGATATTCCATCAACGAGCTTAGCAGTGTCGCGGTGCGCGGCGCAATCGAGCTCGCTGTGTTCAGCCTTATAATCGAGGGCGCACGCGACGGAATATGGCATTTCCAAAACCCCTCCGCAGGACGCGAACTGATTAGGCGTTATGATGCACGCTACCACCACAAGTTCTCACCCGCGCAAAAACTGGCGTTCCAGGCCGAGGCATCCGATGCAGGCTAAACGTGCCATCATAGCGGGGATACTTATGGGGCTGTCGGCTCTGCCTCTTGCTGCCCAAGACAGGTTTCGTGCCCCTGAAAGCAGGGAAGACGTCGAGGATTGGTCGCTGGAATGCTACCTTAATCAGGATGGTACCCCACAGGCGTGTCAAGCTTTTCACCGCGTCCTGATGGATAATGCAACACGCATAGCACTTGTAGCCAGCTTCGCCGTCCCGGCGGAGGGTAACGGAGTACTCTATCAAATTGCGCTGCCTTTGGGCATTGATCTGACAGCTGGCGTTTTGATGACCGTTGACGGCGATTATTCCGTTCAGGTTCCAGTTACGCGTTGCACCCTCGAAGGGTGCTTGTTGGAAGGGCGCCTCACAGCCGCGCCATACGATGCGCTTCTGACCGGAACCTCTGCAAGCTTTACTGTACGGATCCTCGGTCAGGGTGAGCTTGTGATACCGATGTCACTTGCCGGACTAGCCACTTCAATCCAACGGATTTCAGCGGCAGCCAAGCCCGCACCACCACCGGCACCGCCATCGCCTGAAAGCGCAACAGCACTGTCACCAAATTCGATTATAGATGAAGTGCCTGATCCGCTCGTCACGCTCCCCGACGATGGTGTGGGCCTTTCCCTAGCCCCCGTTACCGGCGTTAGACAGGGCGATTGAGCCTGAAACAGCGGTTTGGTTAAATGCAGGCCCCGTTGATCCCGTTTTATCAGCGGCAATCTGCCTTGCTAAGCCAGAAGCAGATTTTGGTCCAAAAGACTTCGACGGCGGACAATTCTCCTTTTGCGTCCTAATAAGGTCTTCATCTCCCGCACCCAAAAAAGCGCGTAGACACTCCACCTTAATTAGTGCCCATGAGGCACACATGACAGCAGGCGTGGTTTTTAGATGAGCGTCAGAGGTCTGGTATGGACCGTCGGCTAAAACGCGACGTGGGGGAAACAAATAGCAAAGAAGAACATATGTCTTCGGATGACGCTCCGGTTGGACATCTGTTCTGGTAACCGAATAGGAAAGAGACGAACAATATAGTGAATGCCTCACAATCCAAAATCCGATTTTCGCGTGTGAGGTTTGTGGAGCCCTATGCACTTGAACATTCTATAGAGTATGCCATTTGGTGGCGAAATAGATTAGAAAAGGGACTTTCATGAACCGATTTGCAGCTTACGCACTTGCAGGCGCGCTTGTCGCGCCACTCCCCGGCATTGCCCAAACCAACGATTTCGGCCCACTCCTTACGCCACAGGAATTTGTAGCCGTTCAGTCAGAAGCAAACCCCCTTGTTCTGGATATCCGCGCCGCGACAGGAGGGGACAATAACAGCTACGCTGAAGGACATCTTCCCGGCGCTGTCAATGCGCCTTATGCGCTCTTTCGCGGCCCTTCCGAAAACCGCGGTGAATTGGTCCCCGAAGATCGGCTTCAGGAAACCCTGCGTGGCTTGGGTATCTCGCTGGACCGCCCCGTGCTCATCGTGCACCAAGGTAGCGACGTCACAGACTTCGGTTCCGCTGCACGGGTTTATTGGACCCTCAAGACGAGCGGTGTAAGCCAGCTGGCCATACTGAATGGTGGCTTCAAGGGCTGGACCGAGGCCGGACTACCACTCGAGCAGGAAGTACAGGACCCTCGCCCAAGTGATATCGAGATATCCTATTCCGACGAATGGCTCGCCACACGCGAAGAAGTGCTGGCAATCGTAAATGGTGAGCAGGAAGCGACATTGATCGATGCGCGACCCGAAAGTTTCTGGAAAGGCGAGGCTTCGCACCCCGCAGCAGCCAAGCCGGGCACATTGCCACAATCGCAGTATTTCACCCATTCAAACTGGTTCTCTGATCAGCCCGTTATTGTGAATGCCGAAAGCGCTAAAGCGCTGGCGATCGAGAACAACCTTGATACTGGCGCACCAATCGTCAGCTTCTGCAATTCCGGCCATTGGGCGGCAACAAACTGGTTCGCAATGAGCGAACTTGCCGGTCTCGAAAATGTGAAACTGTATCCCGAGTCAATGGTGGGCTGGTCGAACGCCGGATACGAGATGGCGAATGTACCCGGTCCGTTGCGTCGCGTGTGGAACCAGATCAAAAGCGTGTTCTGAGCATTATGACCGATACCACCGCACAAGCGCCTGTTCTCACGGGTATTCTGGGTCGAGCCGTTCTGATAGGTGTGGCATTACTCGCAGTGCTCAGCCTATCAGCGGCGGCGGGCTTGCGCTATGGGCTGCTCCTTGCCGTCGGCATAGGCTTCGGTTTGGTACTTGAAGGTCTGCGCTTCGGCTTTGCAGGGCCGTGGCGTGCGATGATCCTGCGCCGCGAACCTGCGGGCCTCATTGCACAGCTTGTATCAATCGGGCTGGTCGCGATCATTGCAATCCCGCTCGTCACCGCAAATGGCACCGAGTTGATCGGCGCTCACGCGCCTGTTGGCTGGGCCATGATCGGCGGTGCATTCGTGTTCGGCGCTTGTATGCAGATCGTTATGGGCTGCGGCTCAGGTACACTTGTCAACGCCGGAAGCGGCAACGCAGTTAGTGCGGTCGCCTTGCCATTCTTTGCGATCGGATCCTTTGCCGGCGCCTATCATTTGCTTTGGTGGACCGACTTGGGATCCGCGCCCGTCGTTGCCCTGAGCGGCACTACAGGAGTAGTAATTACCGTGGCGGCTTTGGCAGCGGTCGCAGCACTTGCGCTGTTTCTTGCCGCTCCCGGAACACGACGGATCCCGGCGAGACTATGGTTCGCCGCGGCGCTGATTGCTTTGCTCGCTCTTGCCAACCTTGTTGTATCTGGGCAGCCTTGGGGCGTGGTATACGGCCTTGGATTATGGGCAGCAAAGGGCGCGACCGCTCTGGGTGCAGATCTGTCAGGCTCGGTTTTCTGGTCACTCCCCGCTAACCAGACGAGGATCGCGCAAAGCGTGTTAACGGACGTCACATCATTGACAAATATAGGCATCATTGGCGGCGCCTTTCTGGTTGCCGCATGGCGTTCGGGGCTGTCTGCACGCTTGCCCAATCTTCCCGCCCGAGCATGGGTCGGCACGATTATTGCAGGCCTACTTCTGGGCTACTCTTCCCGTCTGGCATTCGGTTGTAATGTGGGGGCGTTTTTCTCCGGTATATCCACAGGCAGCTTGCACGGTTGGGTCTGGTTCGCGGCAGCCTTCGCAGGGGCATTCCAAGGTATCCGTATCCGGCGTGCCTTGGGCTTGGAGACCTAACTATGTTAACACGTAGATTAGTCGCAGCACTGACACTCGCTGTCTTGGCGGGGATGCTCGCTCTAGATCTGAGGATGAGCCAGCCGCTGGATCCTTTCCGGACACCAGCGGTGTTGGCGCTTGGGTCAGGTCAGGCGGGAGCGGGCGCGCACTGCGCTGCCTTGCCGACCAGTAACTGACTGAACATCGTCACAGATAATTAGGTCGGCATAAGCAGGTAAGAGCCGTGGCATGCCGCCCCCCTAACACGCAGCGTCACCCGCATACGGTAATGACGCGAACAGTGCGGCGATCGGCCAAGCGCACTTAAACATGCTGGCTTCAGTCAATCTTGCACTCTGCCGCCAACATTCTGTCACCGAAAAACGATTCGGCTACACACAACGATTATGCTGCGTTCCATGCCTGAATTGAGACTTAGTAATTCTATACAGCCACAATGACGGTGCAGCTGACCCGCCGGAATGTCGCTCACCAACTGTATTAAAAAGCAGTCAATAACACGGCTATAGAGCTTGCGACGTCAAAGCGACACTGCAAGCTCTATCCAAAAGGTAGCAACCGCTATGGCAGCACAGAACATGAAACGTCTATCATGCCTCAAGGCATGTTAGCGCTAAATGCTAGACTTAACAGTTAGTTAGGCAACCTTTGCTTCAGCCTTCACGTTCTGCCTTCTTGCGCGCCAGCTTGCGCTGACGGCTAAGGGCTTCTTTTTTCTCGCGCGCCTTACGAACGGAAGGCTTTTCAAAATGCTCTTTGAGCCTCATTTCACGAAACACACCTTCACGTTGAAGCTTTTTCTTGAGCGCACGAAGCGCCTGATCAACGTTGTTATCACGAACACTTACTTGCATTTGATTTCCGCTATTTTCCAAAAAACTGTTGCATGCGACTTGCCAGCAAATTTCGGTAATATCAAACAGAATCTTTGCAGTTATACGGTTGCAGTTGGATTTTCCAACCCAACAAGAGGGATGGCAACACTACACTCGACGCCATCAAGAAATCCTACGCTATGGCAGTGCTTCAGCGCTGGGACTTTGTCGGTTAAGTGAAGACAAGTGTTGCACCACTGAACACTACGTCCAGCTAAGGAACCAAAACACTGTGTTCAACGAAATATACAGTGCGCAAGCCAGTCCAAGAATACTCTAAAAATCGTTCGTTTGGTTGGACATTGAAGTACACACGCTTAGCGACAGTTTCAGCGTAAAGTATGAGATATAATTTATAAATGGTACCCAAGGGCGGAATCGAACCACCGACATGATGATTTTCAATCTATCTTTAAGCAATTTTCGCCTGATCTCAGCCGAGCCAGTCTGAGACAAAATAGGACACATACAGACAATCAAGACATTGATCTAACAGAAAGCATCTCAGTCCTAAGCGCAACCTTAAGTAGATCAATCAGCCTCAAGTTGTCTCATTGCGACCCAGTGCAGCGCATGGGTCTTGTAATCCCAGTGAAGCCCCATTCAAACCAATTTTCTCATCCATTCTTTCTGAACCGACTTGCCGTCTGTCACAAACAGCAGGAGACAGGTCATGAGCACGTCTAGTATCACCAATGCAAAAGCCATAGTTACGAAAACCAGGAAGCCGACCGTCAGAGTGAAGATCACGGATGCCCATGTTAGAAACGTAAAGCCATCTGGTGAAAGGCGCACTATCAAGGATGAGGAATGTCGTGGCCTCACCCTCCGCGTCAGCACAGCAGACAAGAAGACATTCGCATTCATGGGCTGCGGTTGCGACGGGCAGCCAAGAACCATCACTCTGGGACAGTAACCACATCTCACTGTGAAAAAAGCACGTGAAATTGCTTATGACACCCGCCGCAAACTTCGAGATCCTGTTGAACTCGCAAATCTAATATCTTCACCACCAACTGCCGTGGAATGCACGCTCGGGGACGTGATCACCGAAGCAGAAAGCCATTTTGGAGGCAAAGGTTTTAAAATATGGAAACCCCGAGGCAAGAAGGATGCAAGCTCCACAGCCCGGCAAGTTATCAGATGTGTTTTCGAAGGTATATTCGAGCAGAACGTATCCGCAATCACAGCTCTAAATATCTCGAAACTTGCAAACTCATACACTCCCAAAAGCGGGAAAACTACGGAAAATGGTCAAGCATCCCGAGTGCTTAGCTATCTAAAAACTGTTTTGATTGGGGCAGCCAGAGCAGCAAGCGATTTACGAAATTAGGCGCCGGACGAGGGATCAATTAGATTTGCCTGACCTCTCAGTTATACACGATCCAGCGATTGACGATCACCTGTTTTCAGGTGTGCGAGATCGTGTGCTTTTGCCAGAGGAACTTGCAGCGATACTGCCGCTCCTCGTGGTCAACGGAATCGGTGAAAACGGATACTTGGATGTCGACCTTAGCCCCATCGCCCTACGATTTATTCTATTAGTCGTGTGTCGCCGCTGTGAAGTAGAAGATGCAACATGGGAACAGTTTGATTTTCATCACAAAACGTGGACGCGAAAGGTGATATGCGAGGGGCGAGAATTTGTTGTAACCCACCCTATTTCCAATGATGCGATCGAGCTGTTGAAAAGTCTGCCCACCTTTCAAAAGTCCGCCCAGAGCTCCTATGTTTTCGCAAACCGAAGTGGAAGAAAATTCAACAATTGGGATCGCGCATGCGATTCAATCAAGACTGCTTCAAGGACAAGCAACTGGCACCAGCACGATTTACGCAGAACTGTTTCCACTATTCTATCCAAGTTTGGAACTGCAGATCCTACCATAGATACTCTGCTATCTCCCAAAAACTCGTTTTCACGTGAGAACACCAGTAACACAGCCGCAGCTTACATTCACTTAGGGAAGCTCATGAAAGGGCTTCCAGATCCAATGCGAGATGCTGTGGAGCTATTGGCGGAAATCATTCACACGATAGAAAACGGAGACTTGCCGCACTGAAAAGCAGAACCATCTACCCTTCAACAAGAAGGAGACACGGCCTCAGCGTGCCGAACGCTAAAGGAGTTGAGGGACCGGAACCTAAGCGGGACAAAACCAAACGGGACTAAAATTAGTGCCTATTGTTTAAAGTTGAAGTGGG
It encodes:
- a CDS encoding tyrosine-type recombinase/integrase, whose translation is MPDLSVIHDPAIDDHLFSGVRDRVLLPEELAAILPLLVVNGIGENGYLDVDLSPIALRFILLVVCRRCEVEDATWEQFDFHHKTWTRKVICEGREFVVTHPISNDAIELLKSLPTFQKSAQSSYVFANRSGRKFNNWDRACDSIKTASRTSNWHQHDLRRTVSTILSKFGTADPTIDTLLSPKNSFSRENTSNTAAAYIHLGKLMKGLPDPMRDAVELLAEIIHTIENGDLPH
- a CDS encoding YeeE/YedE thiosulfate transporter family protein, with the translated sequence MTDTTAQAPVLTGILGRAVLIGVALLAVLSLSAAAGLRYGLLLAVGIGFGLVLEGLRFGFAGPWRAMILRREPAGLIAQLVSIGLVAIIAIPLVTANGTELIGAHAPVGWAMIGGAFVFGACMQIVMGCGSGTLVNAGSGNAVSAVALPFFAIGSFAGAYHLLWWTDLGSAPVVALSGTTGVVITVAALAAVAALALFLAAPGTRRIPARLWFAAALIALLALANLVVSGQPWGVVYGLGLWAAKGATALGADLSGSVFWSLPANQTRIAQSVLTDVTSLTNIGIIGGAFLVAAWRSGLSARLPNLPARAWVGTIIAGLLLGYSSRLAFGCNVGAFFSGISTGSLHGWVWFAAAFAGAFQGIRIRRALGLET
- a CDS encoding sulfurtransferase translates to MNRFAAYALAGALVAPLPGIAQTNDFGPLLTPQEFVAVQSEANPLVLDIRAATGGDNNSYAEGHLPGAVNAPYALFRGPSENRGELVPEDRLQETLRGLGISLDRPVLIVHQGSDVTDFGSAARVYWTLKTSGVSQLAILNGGFKGWTEAGLPLEQEVQDPRPSDIEISYSDEWLATREEVLAIVNGEQEATLIDARPESFWKGEASHPAAAKPGTLPQSQYFTHSNWFSDQPVIVNAESAKALAIENNLDTGAPIVSFCNSGHWAATNWFAMSELAGLENVKLYPESMVGWSNAGYEMANVPGPLRRVWNQIKSVF
- the csgH gene encoding curli-like amyloid fiber formation chaperone CsgH encodes the protein MTLPPIAPFAALLMALPHTAAACDIALVQQDGHVSVTAEITPHETGNLSYTVSSIVMNGSNRSQSMNGGTVDVTADAGTVTVWRGQIYGDAGTRMTVAMDARLNARTYSCSAQFP
- the rpsU gene encoding 30S ribosomal protein S21 — encoded protein: MQVSVRDNNVDQALRALKKKLQREGVFREMRLKEHFEKPSVRKAREKKEALSRQRKLARKKAEREG
- a CDS encoding CsgG/HfaB family protein, producing MTDLLPPGQAIDVAVYAFPDKTGAQQPNDDFADFSKAVTQGGEAVLIDVLRQVTDGDWFRVVERTGLQNLLNERQIIDQTNLVATGNPRSTLGPLRFAGIILEGGIVEYDSNYVTGGAGARYLGIGASKQHRKDLVTVALRAVSVDSGEVLSSVTTTKTIYSRLVQGSVFSFVAVDEILEIDAGYSINELSSVAVRGAIELAVFSLIIEGARDGIWHFQNPSAGRELIRRYDARYHHKFSPAQKLAFQAEASDAG
- a CDS encoding curli production assembly/transport component CsgF, whose product is MKSRLLFVGIVTIFAATSALAGNFRYEPLSPGLGGNPNLNGYLVGTAQIQNQFLPSGGGGSSSPDITFPPIIIDLGGLGGGPEEPVEGGSGEPAPAAMRPLLRMP
- a CDS encoding invasion associated locus B family protein, translating into MQAKRAIIAGILMGLSALPLAAQDRFRAPESREDVEDWSLECYLNQDGTPQACQAFHRVLMDNATRIALVASFAVPAEGNGVLYQIALPLGIDLTAGVLMTVDGDYSVQVPVTRCTLEGCLLEGRLTAAPYDALLTGTSASFTVRILGQGELVIPMSLAGLATSIQRISAAAKPAPPPAPPSPESATALSPNSIIDEVPDPLVTLPDDGVGLSLAPVTGVRQGD